In the Azospirillum sp. TSH100 genome, AAGGCGTCGCCGGGCTCTATGATCGTCCACTGCCCGGCCGGCCGGAATGGCTGAGCGAGGGCGAACAGGCGACGCTCAAGGCCATCATCCTGGCCGGCCCCGATCCGAGACGGCACGGCTGCGTGGAATGGACCCTGCCGATCCTGTGCGAGGTGATCGCCGAACGCTTCGCCAAGACGCTGCATCCGGCCAGTCTGTCGCGCATCGTGCGTCGGCTGAACCTGTCGAAGCAGAAGACGCGGCCCCGCCATCCGCAGTCCAACGCCAAGGCCCAGGCCGCCTTCCAAAAAAGGGGCTGCGCGAAGCGCTGAAGGCCGCGGCCGCTGCGCATCCGGAGCGTCGCCTCCAACTCTGGTTCCAGGACGAAGCGCGCGTCGGCCAGAAGGGCCGCACCGCGCACCGCTGGTGGGAGCGCGGGCAGCGTCCGGCCGGGCTGTGCGACAAGCGCTTCACCTCGGCCTACCTCTACGCCGCTGCCTGCCCGGCCAGCGGCGCCGACTTCGCGCTGGTCATGCCGACCGTCTCCACCACCGCCATGAGCCTGTTCCTGGGCGGCTTCTCCCGCAGCCTGGAACCGGACGTCCAGGCGGTGCTCGTGCTCGACCAGGCCGGCTGGCATGGATCGCGGGCGCTCGTCGTGCCGGGCAACATCACGCTGGTGCCGCTGCCGCCCTATAGCCCCGAACTGAACCCGGTCGAGCGCGTCTGGCTGTACCTGCGCGAGCGCTTTCTGTCCCACCGACTCCTGGACGACTACGACGCCGTCGTCCAGGCCTGCTGTGACGCCTGGAACGCCCTCACCGCCACACCGGAGCGACTGCGCTCCCTCACAAGTTACCCGTGGCTCCCATGTGTCAATGCTTAGGCACGGCGGTATGAAACCGTGACTGCCGGTCACGCCAAGCCCGTAGTCTTTGCCGGCACGGCACAACACCATCTCCAGTTCACTGACGCCATGACGCTGTCGGCTGCCACCCAAGCGAAAGGCCCCCCCGCGTCGATTGCCCGGCGTACCATCGCGGCAGCTATGGCCGGCTTGGTGGCGAAGCGCATGTCCTCGGGCACGTGGGGCTTGGCGAGGCGGTCTTCTGGGTTACCTGTCCAATCCTTGCGCAGGTAGAGCCGCCGGTCGATGAAGGCGTAGCCCTTGGACGAAATTTAGATGGCGAAGACGCCGATCTGGCAGTTGGTGATCTTTCCCGCTGAGCCAGTGTACTGGCGCCCGACGCCGCAGGAGGCTCTACCCTGCTTGAGGAAGTCGGTTTCGTCGATGACGAGAGTGGCATCGGGTTCGGCAAAGGCATCGAGCGCATAGTCGAGGACCACGTCGCGCAGCGCGTCGGCATCCCAGGAGGTGCGGCCGAGCATCGCCTGCTGACGCCAGGGTCATGTATCAAATGCAGCTTCGGCGCGCATCCACCCGGTCTTGCGCCGCTCCGGCCCGAGCAGCCCGTCCAGGAACGCGCCGGCTGATGCCGCCGTGCCGGACTGCAAGAGTAGTGGCCGGAGCCGGGCCTTGGTTCCACGCAGTTCATCTGACCATAGCCCCAGCAGGTTCTCGACCGCAAAAACTGGACATGGCCACCTCCGAAAGTCTGCTCAACAGGCAGGAGGCCGATCCATCGCAACTGCAATGTCAAAAGATGGGCAGAGACCGCTCACACGGTGATCGAGCGGACTATTCTTGGAATCCATTGTACATGGTTTTGCGGCGCAAGGGTCCATATGTCGGAATCGCCACAATATCGACCCCGCTTCATCACCATTTCCTCGATAGGCGACATCGCAAACGTTGAAGCGCGGCGCAACAAGGAGGAAGCCATCGCGGCATCCTTGGTTCGATCCGCCGAACATTTGGAGCATGACAATGCACCTTCCCCCGACAGACATCGGCTCTTTATCCTTATGGAATGCCGTGAAAGCATATTTCGTGCCACCGGTGGTGATTCCGGTCGCCGTCGTGCTGACAGTCTTGCTTTTCGTCCTGATACACGGCCCTGTTGTGTAAGTTATAGGGTTCGTCGCGTTCAAGGGCCTCGGTCGGAAGCCCTTTTAACGATGCATTGCACACATGCCGCTGCACCCAAAGGATTTTAGCATGAAAGACCGACCTGGAGCTCGCATCTTCAAG is a window encoding:
- a CDS encoding IS630 family transposase (programmed frameshift), with product MPAALPIREDLSASELRALARREHKGRVAARMFAIAHALDGVSRAEAARLAGMDRQALRDAVVRYNAEGVAGLYDRPLPGRPEWLSEGEQATLKAIILAGPDPRRHGCVEWTLPILCEVIAERFAKTLHPASLSRIVRRLNLSKQKTRPRHPQSNAKAQAAFKKGLREALKAAAAAHPERRLQLWFQDEARVGQKGRTAHRWWERGQRPAGLCDKRFTSAYLYAAACPASGADFALVMPTVSTTAMSLFLGGFSRSLEPDVQAVLVLDQAGWHGSRALVVPGNITLVPLPPYSPELNPVERVWLYLRERFLSHRLLDDYDAVVQACCDAWNALTATPERLRSLTSYPWLPCVNA